One window from the genome of Gimesia aquarii encodes:
- a CDS encoding alpha/beta hydrolase, whose translation MSWLFWCIVIVILLELVIQYCIMRAAYPVLFAPMPGRLDLAGSTDDLLKQNHTVQIEHVEIPTTNGLILRGFIATPKKSDPQGLILFCHPFKSSGAIALSQCRALLQAGFAVFSFDFRNHGESDIDLNYQAIHWLSKHEINDVKSAIHFIRTQSKWAHLQLGLLGMSRGAGAALVVAAQSSQIQFVACEGAFANEDLFLDHAIRWGERFVPRWFIQLVPTWEVVFAFRIMLWYSQKRQGCQYVNLKPYLSSLRDRDLLFLVGEKDQSVVPRMTELITRKIHDSRITVCSVPDAIHNAGRNAQPQQYDSALLHFFSQMSVGDSPQPASNSEKQTKTEPELVSGDISSSIY comes from the coding sequence GTGAGTTGGTTGTTTTGGTGCATAGTAATTGTCATTCTTTTAGAGCTGGTGATACAGTATTGCATTATGCGCGCTGCCTATCCAGTACTCTTCGCTCCTATGCCAGGACGACTTGATCTTGCTGGATCGACCGATGATCTTTTGAAACAGAATCACACGGTTCAGATTGAACATGTCGAGATTCCAACTACGAACGGATTGATCTTACGTGGTTTCATTGCAACTCCGAAAAAATCGGATCCTCAAGGACTAATTCTTTTTTGTCATCCTTTTAAATCGAGTGGAGCAATTGCGCTGAGTCAATGTCGTGCTTTGTTGCAGGCAGGCTTTGCTGTTTTCTCATTTGATTTTCGAAATCATGGTGAAAGTGATATCGATCTGAACTACCAGGCAATTCATTGGTTATCCAAACACGAGATCAATGATGTCAAATCAGCGATTCATTTTATTCGTACCCAATCCAAATGGGCTCACTTACAACTTGGCTTATTAGGTATGAGTCGTGGCGCCGGTGCGGCATTAGTTGTCGCCGCACAATCCTCACAGATTCAATTTGTCGCATGCGAAGGAGCTTTTGCAAACGAAGATCTTTTTCTGGATCATGCCATTCGCTGGGGAGAACGATTTGTACCAAGGTGGTTTATTCAATTAGTGCCAACCTGGGAAGTCGTTTTCGCATTTCGCATCATGCTCTGGTATTCTCAAAAACGTCAAGGGTGCCAATACGTGAATCTGAAACCATATCTTTCATCCTTGAGAGACCGGGATTTATTATTTCTTGTGGGAGAAAAAGATCAAAGTGTTGTGCCTCGCATGACTGAGTTAATCACAAGAAAAATTCACGATTCCCGGATCACAGTCTGTTCAGTTCCTGACGCCATTCATAACGCCGGTCGCAATGCGCAACCTCAACAGTATGATAGCGCTTTGCTTCATTTCTTTTCACAAATGTCGGTAGGGGATTCACCGCAACCAGCAAGTAATTCTGAGAAACAAACGAAGACGGAACCAGAGCTGGTGTCGGGAGATATTTCGAGCTCAATTTATTAG
- a CDS encoding acyl carrier protein, whose amino-acid sequence MPTRDEIFDSVRETLVDALGLDDDEVVPEATLMGDLGAESIDFLDIAFRLEKAFDIKIPRGELFPENIASSDSGFVKDGVFTEAGIAELREKMPHADVESFTADPKVEKMQDLFTVEMLVNFLEARLP is encoded by the coding sequence ATGCCAACAAGAGATGAAATCTTCGATTCAGTTCGTGAAACACTTGTAGATGCACTCGGGCTGGATGACGATGAAGTCGTACCTGAAGCCACCCTCATGGGTGACCTGGGAGCTGAATCCATCGACTTTCTGGATATCGCGTTTCGGCTGGAAAAAGCCTTCGATATCAAAATTCCACGTGGTGAGCTCTTCCCTGAAAACATTGCCTCTTCAGATTCTGGTTTTGTTAAAGATGGTGTTTTCACTGAAGCAGGTATTGCGGAACTCCGCGAAAAGATGCCACATGCAGATGTGGAATCATTTACCGCAGATCCCAAAGTAGAAAAAATGCAGGATTTGTTTACGGTTGAAATGCTGGTCAACTTCTTAGAAGCACGCCTCCCCTGA
- a CDS encoding response regulator, whose amino-acid sequence MRSIMVIAKSQTPYQLLIADDDPGFRDVLKELLNPYFKLFEAESGEEAVELVEHGQVDIVLLDMHMDVLTGLEAVRIMKEINAILPCILITADATDELRQDATAANAYDVLSKPVKRQELVTTVSHALLDTYQDPDIPSWLGN is encoded by the coding sequence ATGAGATCAATTATGGTCATTGCCAAATCTCAGACTCCTTATCAATTACTGATCGCTGATGATGACCCTGGTTTCCGTGATGTCCTGAAAGAACTCCTGAATCCCTATTTCAAATTATTTGAAGCGGAATCGGGAGAAGAGGCTGTGGAACTTGTGGAACATGGGCAGGTCGACATCGTTTTGCTCGACATGCACATGGACGTTTTAACAGGATTGGAAGCGGTGCGGATCATGAAAGAGATCAACGCGATCTTACCCTGTATTCTTATCACGGCTGATGCAACCGATGAACTGCGACAGGATGCCACTGCTGCAAATGCTTATGATGTTCTGTCTAAACCAGTCAAACGGCAGGAGTTAGTAACGACGGTATCTCACGCATTGCTAGACACTTACCAAGATCCGGATATTCCTTCCTGGTTAGGAAATTAG
- the fabF gene encoding beta-ketoacyl-ACP synthase II encodes MNRRVVITGIGAITPLGKTVEDTWKALQESQCGVSEITHFDASNFPTRFAAEVQDFHLEDYVDNPDRFEHSGRNIRYAIGAATQAVKDSGILDDDFDPATFGVYLGAGEGQQDFYQFMKIIAQAQNDGEVDLEKFTKVGLEQLNPLFELEQEPNMPAGHLASLFNAQGPNLNCLTACAASSQAIGEASELIRRGDVDIMLSGGAHSMIHPFGVTGFSLLTALSTHNEAPAKASRPFDRNRDGFVLGEGAGMMILEDLERAQKRGAKIYGELVGYGSSADAYRVTDIHPDGRGAIKCINMAMKHANANPEDIHYINAHGTSTAVNDKVETKAIKGALGETAYQVPVSSIKSMMGHLIAAAGSVEAITCLMAIRDNVIPPTINYETPDPDCDLDYIPNEARQKEVKTTLSNSFGFGGQNISLIFSEFEG; translated from the coding sequence ATGAACCGCCGTGTTGTTATTACAGGAATTGGCGCAATCACTCCCCTGGGAAAAACTGTGGAAGATACCTGGAAAGCACTCCAGGAGTCCCAGTGTGGGGTTTCCGAGATCACGCATTTTGATGCCTCGAATTTTCCGACGCGCTTTGCCGCTGAAGTTCAGGACTTCCATCTGGAAGACTATGTAGACAACCCGGATCGCTTTGAACATTCCGGACGCAACATTCGCTACGCCATTGGTGCAGCAACGCAGGCTGTTAAAGATTCCGGAATTCTAGATGACGATTTTGACCCTGCGACCTTCGGTGTTTACCTGGGAGCAGGCGAAGGACAACAAGATTTTTATCAGTTTATGAAAATCATCGCGCAGGCTCAAAATGATGGCGAAGTTGATCTGGAAAAATTTACCAAGGTCGGACTGGAACAGCTTAATCCGCTTTTCGAACTTGAGCAGGAACCAAACATGCCAGCCGGGCACTTGGCCAGCTTGTTCAACGCACAAGGCCCGAACTTGAATTGTTTGACTGCTTGTGCCGCTTCCAGTCAGGCAATTGGTGAAGCATCTGAACTGATTCGACGTGGTGATGTCGATATCATGCTCTCAGGTGGTGCACACAGCATGATTCACCCCTTTGGAGTCACCGGCTTCAGTCTGCTGACAGCGCTTTCTACACATAACGAAGCTCCTGCTAAAGCATCACGGCCCTTCGATCGCAACCGAGATGGATTCGTTCTAGGTGAAGGGGCAGGCATGATGATTCTGGAAGATCTGGAACGAGCCCAAAAACGAGGTGCCAAAATTTACGGTGAGCTTGTTGGCTATGGTTCCAGTGCAGACGCTTATCGAGTAACCGATATTCATCCTGACGGGCGTGGTGCCATTAAATGTATCAACATGGCCATGAAACATGCGAATGCCAATCCTGAAGATATCCACTATATCAACGCGCATGGTACGAGTACCGCGGTCAACGATAAAGTAGAAACGAAAGCCATCAAGGGCGCATTAGGCGAAACGGCTTATCAAGTTCCTGTCTCCAGCATCAAGAGTATGATGGGACATTTAATCGCTGCTGCCGGAAGTGTGGAAGCGATCACCTGCCTGATGGCGATTCGGGACAATGTGATCCCGCCTACGATTAATTATGAAACGCCCGATCCAGATTGTGACTTGGATTACATTCCCAATGAAGCACGTCAAAAGGAAGTAAAAACAACGCTTTCAAATAGCTTTGGATTTGGGGGACAAAATATTTCGCTGATTTTCTCAGAGTTTGAAGGCTAA
- a CDS encoding PilZ domain-containing protein, with protein sequence MTQLLDVEPKSVSSADTEQNTSSSSSLVQPISFRQHLRNSGRSLKIHKRDLHYSWNRVLTQTQTRSAKAATPSVPVKPQEQKTVERREFPRHSSEAIVLAFTKDERNFSEDSDYPESKGYAINVSQNGISFASRSQFPLRDELQLHVEDHHVNFGLDLIASVVRAEPIDNEFWRIDCKLLIPLTDQQLEILKEHAPSCYAG encoded by the coding sequence ATGACTCAATTATTGGATGTCGAACCAAAGTCCGTTTCTTCGGCAGATACCGAACAAAACACTTCTTCCTCTTCGAGCCTGGTTCAGCCAATCTCATTTCGCCAGCATCTGAGGAATTCAGGCCGTTCATTAAAAATTCATAAACGCGACCTTCACTACTCGTGGAATCGTGTACTGACTCAAACACAGACGCGTTCGGCGAAGGCGGCAACTCCTTCAGTCCCGGTAAAACCACAGGAACAAAAAACGGTAGAACGCCGCGAGTTTCCTCGTCACTCCAGTGAAGCCATTGTGCTCGCGTTCACGAAAGACGAACGTAATTTTTCTGAAGACAGCGACTATCCTGAAAGCAAAGGCTACGCCATCAACGTCAGTCAGAATGGGATTTCATTTGCCTCGCGATCTCAGTTTCCATTACGTGATGAACTACAACTGCATGTTGAAGATCACCATGTGAATTTTGGTCTTGATCTAATCGCTTCGGTTGTGCGTGCTGAACCCATTGATAATGAGTTCTGGCGCATTGACTGCAAGCTCCTCATTCCACTGACCGACCAGCAACTCGAGATCTTAAAAGAACACGCTCCCTCCTGCTATGCGGGATGA
- a CDS encoding 3-hydroxyacyl-ACP dehydratase FabZ family protein, producing the protein MRFSLVDQILELEKGKSITAVKNLSLAEEYLQDHFPGFAVMPGVLMVESIVQAGAWLMRYTNDFQYSTILLKQTKAIRFNSFVTPGKQLRVSLSIQKWDGDLCTLKASSEVEGETAVSGRIVLEQFNLRDKNPSMAEKDTDRIKDLQTQFGQLWNPNKQTTA; encoded by the coding sequence ATGCGATTTTCGCTCGTCGATCAAATTTTGGAATTAGAAAAAGGTAAGTCGATTACGGCTGTCAAAAACCTTTCTCTGGCAGAAGAATACTTACAGGACCATTTCCCCGGGTTTGCCGTCATGCCCGGTGTTTTGATGGTGGAATCGATTGTACAAGCCGGTGCCTGGTTGATGCGTTACACAAACGATTTCCAATACAGCACGATTCTCCTGAAGCAAACCAAAGCGATCCGCTTCAATAGTTTTGTAACTCCAGGCAAACAGCTGCGAGTTTCATTAAGCATCCAAAAGTGGGATGGTGATTTGTGCACACTGAAAGCCTCCAGCGAAGTGGAAGGTGAAACTGCGGTAAGTGGACGAATTGTGCTGGAACAGTTTAACTTACGCGACAAAAACCCTTCGATGGCAGAAAAAGATACAGACAGAATCAAAGATTTACAGACACAATTTGGACAGCTTTGGAATCCGAATAAGCAAACGACCGCCTGA
- a CDS encoding 3-hydroxyacyl-ACP dehydratase FabZ family protein: MRWFWIDRFIEFESGSYAKSVKNITLAEEHLHDHFPGFPVMPGSLMIEGMAQTGGILLGEINDFEHVVILAKVPKMTFHSWASPGDQLIYTAKITNAGDEGGAVDVTAMAGDRLVAEGSIIFVHLDQSDSEFGAINQKNFVFSMNLLGILDVGKAGTGED; the protein is encoded by the coding sequence ATGCGATGGTTCTGGATAGATCGCTTTATCGAATTTGAGAGTGGTTCTTATGCGAAGAGTGTAAAAAACATTACACTTGCAGAAGAACATTTGCATGATCACTTTCCTGGATTTCCCGTAATGCCTGGTTCTCTGATGATCGAAGGCATGGCGCAAACCGGTGGCATTTTACTGGGTGAGATCAACGATTTTGAGCATGTTGTGATTCTGGCAAAAGTTCCCAAAATGACATTTCATAGTTGGGCCAGTCCAGGAGATCAACTGATTTATACGGCAAAAATCACTAATGCCGGTGATGAGGGGGGAGCAGTCGATGTGACTGCCATGGCCGGTGATCGACTGGTTGCAGAAGGTAGTATCATCTTTGTTCACCTCGATCAGAGCGATTCGGAATTCGGAGCAATCAATCAGAAAAACTTCGTTTTTTCTATGAATCTGTTGGGAATTCTAGATGTCGGGAAAGCGGGAACTGGCGAAGATTAA
- a CDS encoding SDR family NAD(P)-dependent oxidoreductase has translation MTNQYDFENQTVVITGGSNGIGRATAIMMAEAGAHVFVGDVNHLEENKERFTQLGIVEVTCDVRREPQVQALIERAVDQQGTINILVNNAGIGLVKQIQDVTEAEWDACVDTNLKGTFFGCKHAIKYMLATGGGSIVNTASNAGLLPRAHDPVYSISKHAIVALTESLGLCHGKNNIRINCVCPGPVGETGMMNDDLDKADDRAGLTQSMIRASPIAAAHNRMIQPEEVASAICYLASKDALMVSGTALRIDGGKSLGVPPQSN, from the coding sequence ATGACGAATCAATATGACTTTGAGAATCAGACAGTGGTCATTACCGGGGGGAGTAATGGTATAGGACGCGCCACCGCCATCATGATGGCTGAAGCCGGCGCGCATGTGTTTGTGGGTGATGTCAACCATCTCGAGGAAAATAAGGAAAGGTTCACCCAACTGGGGATTGTGGAGGTGACATGTGATGTCCGTCGGGAACCACAGGTACAAGCTTTGATTGAACGGGCCGTTGATCAACAAGGAACGATTAATATTCTAGTCAATAACGCTGGCATAGGATTAGTTAAGCAAATTCAAGATGTCACCGAAGCTGAATGGGATGCTTGTGTTGATACAAATCTCAAAGGTACATTTTTTGGATGTAAGCATGCGATCAAATATATGCTGGCAACAGGAGGCGGGTCTATTGTGAATACGGCCAGCAATGCCGGCCTGTTACCCCGTGCGCATGATCCAGTTTATTCGATCAGTAAACATGCGATTGTCGCGCTGACCGAAAGCCTGGGGCTTTGCCACGGAAAGAATAACATCCGCATTAATTGTGTTTGCCCCGGACCCGTTGGCGAAACAGGCATGATGAATGATGATCTCGATAAAGCAGATGATCGAGCAGGTTTGACTCAATCCATGATTCGCGCCAGTCCGATTGCTGCCGCGCATAATCGAATGATTCAACCTGAAGAAGTGGCCTCCGCGATCTGTTATTTAGCCAGCAAAGATGCATTAATGGTTTCTGGTACCGCACTTCGCATTGATGGTGGCAAGTCGCTGGGAGTCCCGCCACAAAGCAACTAG
- a CDS encoding metallophosphoesterase family protein: MSFVPTRFIHASNLHLDHQPQGIGKVDSESQMILEDCTLTTFEQVIKAALEHEIDFLLLTGNTLIEEDHSIRAKISFVEGLQQLASENIQVFILPGQHDPLSVWHSQFHWPGNVTFLSPHDHDIIDIMRADETIATLQVLESAHYKTEQPLKLNQRNQLFNQHDQRAISIGILPANVTQEKTDHNCELEHSPSQVLSDQFEEVSFDYIALCKGTQRHTFEMQPGIAHHPGVAQGLNFNECDNNGVTLVTIKPEKQLELHLLNLATVRWLVIELQIDPECSRKQLKHLMREALFSYKNAVFEKVWMVRWQWEGSGELFQSLKIAKNQSDLGLEIASELRDHLPVRIEQCFELQADIRKFSSRSASLVKRYHDQLEAFQTDTDTPLKQLVTHTAHLDQTWSHRMDSLIHEMVEQRIFNTAIRNGHNWLNISSDEEVHL; the protein is encoded by the coding sequence ATGTCATTCGTACCGACCCGGTTCATTCACGCAAGTAACCTGCATCTTGACCATCAACCCCAGGGGATAGGTAAGGTTGACAGCGAATCACAAATGATTCTCGAAGATTGTACGCTGACAACCTTCGAGCAGGTGATTAAGGCTGCTCTCGAACATGAAATTGATTTTCTGTTGCTGACAGGTAATACCTTGATCGAAGAAGATCACAGCATTCGCGCTAAAATTTCATTCGTAGAAGGCTTGCAGCAACTGGCATCTGAAAATATTCAGGTCTTTATACTTCCAGGTCAGCACGATCCGCTGAGTGTCTGGCACTCTCAATTTCATTGGCCAGGCAACGTCACATTTCTCTCGCCGCATGATCACGACATTATTGACATCATGCGTGCTGATGAAACCATCGCGACGTTGCAAGTTCTGGAATCCGCTCATTATAAAACAGAGCAACCCTTAAAGCTGAATCAGAGAAATCAACTGTTCAATCAGCACGATCAACGCGCCATTTCCATTGGTATTCTTCCCGCCAACGTAACACAGGAAAAGACTGATCATAATTGTGAATTAGAGCATTCACCCTCGCAAGTTTTATCCGATCAATTTGAAGAAGTCAGTTTTGATTACATTGCATTGTGTAAAGGAACTCAGCGGCATACGTTTGAAATGCAACCAGGCATTGCTCACCATCCCGGCGTAGCTCAGGGACTGAATTTCAACGAATGCGATAATAATGGTGTTACTTTAGTCACAATCAAACCAGAGAAGCAGCTGGAACTTCACTTGTTGAATCTTGCCACCGTTCGCTGGTTAGTGATCGAATTACAGATAGATCCAGAATGCTCCCGAAAACAACTCAAGCATCTTATGCGCGAAGCTCTCTTTTCTTATAAAAATGCTGTTTTTGAAAAAGTCTGGATGGTGCGTTGGCAGTGGGAAGGCTCAGGCGAGCTATTTCAGTCTCTGAAAATAGCCAAGAATCAAAGTGATTTAGGTTTAGAAATCGCGAGCGAACTCAGAGACCATCTGCCTGTTCGAATTGAACAATGCTTTGAACTGCAAGCCGATATTCGGAAATTCTCCAGCAGGTCAGCATCTTTAGTAAAACGTTATCATGATCAGCTTGAAGCATTCCAAACAGATACAGACACACCACTGAAACAATTAGTCACACATACTGCTCATCTTGACCAAACCTGGTCTCACCGCATGGATTCATTGATTCATGAAATGGTTGAGCAACGTATCTTTAATACAGCCATCCGAAACGGACACAATTGGCTTAACATCTCTTCGGATGAGGAAGTGCACTTATGA
- the fabG gene encoding 3-oxoacyl-[acyl-carrier-protein] reductase, giving the protein MKLEGRVALVTGGSRGIGKAVVQTLAREGAKVAFVYRSSAESAEQIVKKLAEEDCEAFAIQGDVANKSEADAIVDQVIEKWEKVDILVNNAGIIRDGLLATMSAEDWQAVIDTNLTSVFNFCQAITRPMMSKRYGRIINMSSVAAQFGNAGQSNYAASKGGIIGFTRCLATELAKRGITVNAVAPGFIETDMTVDVRNAAGDQIKKHIPARRLGLPEDIANAVLFFACEQSSYVTGQTLSVDGGLTLGGI; this is encoded by the coding sequence ATGAAACTGGAAGGAAGAGTAGCGTTGGTCACCGGAGGAAGCCGCGGTATTGGAAAAGCCGTTGTGCAGACCCTGGCCCGTGAAGGGGCAAAGGTTGCCTTTGTGTACCGATCCAGTGCCGAATCAGCAGAACAGATTGTGAAAAAACTGGCTGAAGAAGATTGTGAGGCGTTCGCAATTCAGGGAGACGTTGCCAATAAATCAGAGGCCGATGCAATCGTCGATCAGGTGATCGAAAAGTGGGAAAAGGTTGATATTCTGGTCAACAATGCCGGCATCATTCGAGATGGGCTTTTGGCAACAATGTCTGCAGAAGACTGGCAGGCAGTCATCGATACTAACTTGACCAGTGTTTTCAACTTCTGTCAGGCAATTACTCGTCCAATGATGTCGAAACGCTACGGACGCATTATTAATATGTCGAGTGTAGCCGCTCAGTTCGGTAATGCTGGTCAATCTAACTATGCTGCCAGTAAAGGGGGAATCATTGGTTTTACCCGCTGTCTGGCTACCGAACTGGCAAAACGCGGGATCACAGTCAATGCGGTTGCTCCCGGTTTTATTGAAACAGATATGACCGTAGACGTTCGCAATGCCGCCGGTGACCAGATCAAGAAGCATATCCCCGCGCGTCGTTTAGGGCTTCCGGAAGATATCGCGAACGCGGTACTATTTTTTGCGTGCGAACAATCATCCTACGTGACTGGTCAAACATTGTCCGTTGATGGTGGATTAACTTTAGGTGGAATTTGA